A stretch of Bacteroidota bacterium DNA encodes these proteins:
- the lpxD gene encoding UDP-3-O-(3-hydroxymyristoyl)glucosamine N-acyltransferase, producing the protein MEFTAKQISELLNGKTEGNPDVKVNKLSKIEEGEACSVSFLANPKYTQYIYSTKASVVIVNKDFVPTSPISATLIRVDSAENAFAKLLEQYNKIKQNKTGISKHSFISDSAKLGSNTYVGEFSAIGENVNIGNNVKIYPQVYVGDNSVIGDNTTLFAGVKIYSDNIIGKNCIIHSGTVIGSDGFRFALEAQKKIPQIGNVVIEDDVEIGANCAIDRATLGSTILRKGVKFDNLIHIAHNVEIGANTYIAANCVVAGSTKIGSNCMLSGQVGVVGHLTIADNTILAAQAGISKSIVKKGNAYLGSPAFEVNKYRKAYIHFRNLENIVERIEKLEKRKSGNQH; encoded by the coding sequence ATGGAATTCACAGCAAAACAAATTTCTGAACTGCTGAACGGAAAAACAGAAGGCAACCCGGATGTGAAAGTGAACAAACTTTCAAAGATTGAAGAAGGAGAAGCATGTTCTGTTTCATTTCTTGCCAATCCGAAATACACTCAGTATATTTATTCCACCAAAGCATCGGTAGTGATTGTGAATAAAGATTTTGTTCCCACCTCCCCCATCAGCGCAACACTCATACGGGTTGACAGCGCTGAAAATGCTTTTGCGAAACTTTTGGAGCAGTACAACAAAATCAAGCAGAACAAAACCGGAATCTCAAAGCACTCTTTTATTTCTGATTCCGCCAAACTCGGAAGCAATACATATGTGGGAGAATTTTCCGCAATAGGAGAAAATGTGAATATCGGAAACAATGTAAAAATTTATCCGCAAGTTTATGTAGGCGATAATTCGGTGATTGGTGATAACACTACTTTATTTGCTGGAGTAAAAATTTATTCTGACAACATCATCGGAAAGAACTGCATCATTCATTCAGGAACCGTGATTGGCAGCGATGGCTTCCGCTTTGCGCTTGAAGCTCAAAAGAAAATTCCGCAGATAGGAAATGTAGTAATCGAAGATGATGTGGAGATTGGCGCTAACTGTGCTATAGACAGAGCTACGCTCGGCTCCACCATTCTGCGCAAAGGAGTAAAGTTCGACAACCTCATTCACATCGCACACAATGTGGAGATTGGCGCCAACACTTACATAGCGGCAAATTGCGTGGTGGCGGGTTCAACCAAGATTGGAAGCAACTGCATGCTCAGCGGACAAGTGGGAGTGGTTGGGCATCTGACCATTGCAGACAATACCATTCTTGCCGCACAAGCGGGAATTTCAAAAAGCATCGTTAAAAAAGGCAATGCTTATCTTGGTTCCCCTGCCTTTGAAGTAAATAAATACAGAAAAGCATATATTCATTTTCGTAACCTGGAAAATATTGTTGAGCGGATTGAGAAACTAGAGAAAAGAAAGTCCGGAAACCAGCATTAA
- a CDS encoding DUF1987 domain-containing protein encodes MEPLKIKPTPTSLEIILDAEAGKLSFSGRSIPEHGMDFFQPVIDWLNAYAQSSDTKETECAFKFEYFNSASRKCLIEIFKILLAIHRKGCPVKIVWEYEEDDAGMKEMGEEYEALFNLKFRFVPY; translated from the coding sequence ATGGAACCGCTTAAAATAAAACCAACGCCCACCTCGCTCGAAATTATTTTGGATGCAGAGGCAGGAAAACTTTCTTTCTCCGGTCGTTCTATTCCCGAACACGGCATGGATTTTTTTCAACCGGTGATTGACTGGTTGAATGCGTATGCCCAAAGCAGCGATACAAAAGAAACAGAGTGTGCTTTTAAATTTGAATATTTTAATTCAGCTTCGCGGAAATGCCTGATAGAAATTTTTAAAATACTTTTAGCCATCCATCGAAAGGGATGTCCGGTAAAAATAGTATGGGAATATGAAGAGGATGATGCCGGCATGAAGGAAATGGGCGAGGAGTATGAAGCCTTATTCAATCTGAAATTTCGATTTGTCCCTTATTAA
- a CDS encoding HAMP domain-containing histidine kinase: MNIYSRKQRWKLFLLLGAVLIVIASLWYTNILVKKIADDEQKKVRLWAEAIQRKANLVKYTNELFHKIENEERQKIELWAEANHQLTRDLSDYTFVLEVIKNNQTIPVIIVDEKGKLLLSKNLDSILVKDTIYINGQIDTMQIQHKPIEIEILPGKKNFLYYRDSHLFSELKTVFDGLIKSFISEVAVNSASVPVIYTDSTTKNVIAFGKMDSLKMKDSVFVEQTIAEIEFQNPPIEIDLGDGQKNYIFYKESFLLTQLRYYPYVQFGIIGIFLLISYILFSTARRAEQDQVWLGMAKETAHQLGTPLSSIIAWLEYLKMKGVDEKTLSEAREDVKRLETITERFSKIGSIPVLEKADIMEVLNKSVVYMKTRTSKSVNFSVQAMASHAIYVKINIPLFEWVIENLCRNSIDAMDGNGAIDVEVTDQLQYVYIDVTDTGKGISRTKYKTIFQPGFTTKQRGWGLGLSLVKRIVENYHGGKIFVKRSEIGKGTTIRIVLNK; encoded by the coding sequence ATGAATATTTATTCCCGCAAACAACGTTGGAAACTATTTTTGCTTCTTGGAGCAGTGCTCATTGTCATTGCTTCGCTGTGGTATACGAATATTCTTGTAAAAAAAATTGCGGATGATGAACAAAAAAAAGTCCGCTTGTGGGCTGAAGCCATTCAGCGAAAAGCTAATCTTGTAAAATATACCAATGAACTTTTTCACAAGATCGAAAACGAAGAGAGGCAGAAAATTGAACTTTGGGCGGAAGCCAACCATCAGTTAACCCGTGACCTCAGCGATTACACGTTTGTTCTTGAAGTCATCAAGAATAATCAAACCATTCCTGTCATTATTGTAGATGAAAAAGGAAAACTTCTTCTTTCAAAAAATCTTGACTCTATTCTTGTTAAGGATACGATTTATATAAACGGACAGATTGACACGATGCAAATTCAGCATAAGCCGATTGAAATAGAAATCCTCCCAGGAAAGAAAAACTTTCTCTACTATCGTGATTCTCATCTTTTTTCTGAATTAAAAACTGTTTTTGACGGCTTGATTAAATCCTTTATTTCGGAAGTGGCGGTGAACTCCGCCTCTGTTCCTGTCATATACACAGATTCAACAACCAAGAATGTCATTGCCTTCGGTAAAATGGATTCTCTTAAAATGAAAGATTCTGTTTTTGTAGAGCAAACAATTGCCGAAATAGAATTTCAGAATCCTCCTATTGAAATTGATTTAGGAGACGGACAGAAAAATTATATTTTTTACAAAGAATCTTTTCTTCTCACGCAATTGCGATATTATCCCTATGTGCAATTCGGCATCATCGGAATTTTTCTTCTGATATCATACATTCTTTTCAGTACTGCAAGAAGAGCGGAGCAGGACCAGGTTTGGCTCGGAATGGCGAAAGAGACAGCGCATCAATTAGGAACTCCTCTTTCATCAATCATCGCCTGGCTGGAATATTTAAAGATGAAAGGGGTAGATGAAAAAACTTTATCCGAAGCAAGAGAAGATGTGAAACGGCTTGAAACAATTACAGAACGGTTTTCGAAAATCGGTTCCATTCCTGTCCTTGAGAAAGCTGATATTATGGAAGTGCTTAATAAGTCGGTTGTTTATATGAAAACGCGCACTTCAAAGAGCGTGAACTTTTCTGTTCAGGCAATGGCATCTCATGCGATATATGTTAAAATAAATATTCCCCTGTTTGAATGGGTGATTGAAAATCTCTGCCGCAATTCGATTGATGCGATGGATGGCAATGGCGCTATTGATGTAGAAGTCACTGACCAGTTGCAATACGTTTACATTGATGTAACTGATACAGGAAAAGGAATTTCCCGCACCAAGTATAAAACCATTTTTCAACCGGGGTTTACTACGAAGCAGAGAGGATGGGGACTGGGACTTTCTCTTGTAAAACGTATTGTAGAAAATTATCACGGTGGGAAAATATTTGTTAAGCGGTCTGAAATCGGGAAAGGAACTACCATTCGCATTGTTCTCAATAAATAA
- a CDS encoding CocE/NonD family hydrolase, with protein sequence MKQQFLLLVVLFPLFSFSQNQDSVWMVNNYYKMEKMIPMRDGIKLFTSIYIPKDSSSKHPIMMMRTPYSCAPYGSTKFKPFWERNTKIYLKEKYIVVIQDVRGRYMSEGVYEDIRPFIKEKKTNKDVDEASDTYDAIDWMIKNIPSNNGNVGVSGISYPGFYSTIAALSGHPALKAVSPQAPVTDWFLGDDVHHKGAFFVMDCFDFDYSFGVPRPKPVTDYGKDFNYPTADNYDFFLKEGTLKNLTKHYMGDTMKFWQEEMNHPNYDDFWKAHTVTYSLFNVKPALLITGGLFDAEDCWGTWNTYKTIKKQSPNTMCMLAIGPWFHGGWARGDGSHLGNVQFGKGVSDYYYKNIEMPFFDYYLKNQSDVPYLIPVNVFLTGENKWKQFAEWPPQNVESKALYLNEQSALRFTKPITTKSFEEYVSDPAHPVPYTEDVHINRTREYMTDDQRFASRRTDVLTFKTDILTEEVTLTGPVIADFFVSISTTDADFVVKLIDVFPNDFKYSDSLSLINSSTHQLKPYPMGGYQMLVRGEIMRGKFRNSFEKPEPFVPNKISEVKYELPDVAHTFQKGHRIMVQIQSSWFPLADRNPQQFLDIYHCDEKDFIKSTIKIYHDANNASSILLPVLKK encoded by the coding sequence ATGAAACAACAATTCCTACTCTTAGTTGTACTCTTCCCCTTATTCTCTTTCTCCCAGAACCAGGATTCTGTCTGGATGGTAAATAACTATTACAAAATGGAGAAAATGATTCCCATGCGCGATGGAATAAAACTTTTCACTTCAATTTACATTCCCAAAGATTCTTCTTCAAAGCATCCCATTATGATGATGCGCACGCCATACTCCTGCGCGCCTTACGGTTCAACTAAATTTAAACCCTTCTGGGAGCGGAACACAAAAATTTATCTGAAGGAAAAATATATTGTCGTGATTCAGGATGTGCGCGGGCGATACATGAGCGAAGGCGTGTATGAAGATATCCGCCCGTTCATCAAGGAAAAGAAAACAAATAAAGATGTGGACGAAGCGAGCGATACCTACGATGCGATTGACTGGATGATAAAAAATATTCCATCTAACAACGGAAATGTGGGCGTAAGCGGAATTTCTTATCCGGGATTTTATTCCACGATAGCTGCTTTGTCAGGACATCCCGCATTGAAAGCCGTTAGCCCGCAGGCGCCTGTTACCGATTGGTTTCTTGGCGATGATGTGCACCATAAAGGTGCGTTCTTCGTGATGGATTGTTTTGATTTTGATTATTCATTCGGAGTTCCTCGCCCGAAGCCGGTTACAGATTATGGAAAGGATTTCAATTATCCTACTGCCGACAACTATGATTTTTTTCTCAAAGAAGGAACGCTGAAAAATCTCACCAAGCATTACATGGGCGACACCATGAAATTCTGGCAGGAAGAAATGAACCATCCTAACTACGATGATTTCTGGAAAGCACACACAGTAACGTATTCTTTATTTAATGTAAAACCCGCCCTGCTCATCACAGGAGGTTTATTTGACGCAGAAGATTGCTGGGGGACATGGAACACATACAAAACAATCAAGAAGCAAAGTCCGAACACAATGTGCATGCTTGCAATCGGACCTTGGTTTCATGGAGGATGGGCGCGCGGTGACGGAAGCCATTTGGGAAATGTGCAATTCGGAAAAGGTGTTTCGGATTACTATTATAAAAATATTGAAATGCCTTTTTTTGATTATTATTTAAAAAATCAAAGCGATGTTCCTTATTTGATTCCTGTAAATGTTTTTCTCACAGGAGAAAACAAATGGAAACAATTTGCTGAATGGCCTCCACAAAATGTAGAAAGCAAAGCCCTCTACCTGAACGAACAAAGCGCACTGAGGTTTACAAAGCCAATCACCACAAAAAGTTTTGAAGAATATGTAAGCGACCCTGCGCATCCTGTTCCTTACACCGAGGATGTTCACATAAACCGCACGCGAGAATATATGACAGACGACCAGCGTTTCGCTTCGCGAAGAACGGATGTTCTCACTTTTAAAACAGATATTCTCACCGAAGAGGTAACTCTTACGGGTCCTGTAATTGCAGATTTTTTTGTGAGTATTTCCACCACCGATGCAGATTTCGTAGTAAAGCTCATAGATGTTTTTCCAAATGACTTCAAATATTCCGACAGTCTTTCACTCATCAACTCTTCAACTCATCAACTCAAACCTTACCCAATGGGTGGTTACCAGATGCTCGTGCGCGGAGAAATCATGCGCGGAAAATTCAGAAACAGTTTTGAAAAGCCCGAACCGTTTGTTCCCAACAAAATCTCTGAAGTAAAATACGAACTGCCCGATGTGGCTCACACCTTTCAGAAAGGGCATCGCATCATGGTGCAGATACAAAGCAGCTGGTTTCCCCTGGCAGACCGCAACCCACAGCAGTTTCTTGACATTTACCACTGTGATGAAAAAGATTTTATAAAGTCAACTATAAAAATCTATCATGATGCGAACAACGCTTCGTCAATTTTGCTTCCTGTTCTGAAAAAATAA
- a CDS encoding RNA-binding S4 domain-containing protein — protein MKKHFNKRKFESSPKREGDRRKEYSDKRARPTERGQSFGREWKKGIQHSDNSEQRGGGYGERRNDRDKEKRFPEKREWKKDNERHNDKENRKTGYANSNTNERSDGKKPWKKSGSWSGNRNKYGGRKPYDKKRDDNIKKAFEKSERNSPKTPNSELRTPSSELIRLNKYLSNAGICSRREADKYISAGVVTVNGKIITELGYKVSPSDKVQFGGNKVHKEKTVYILLNKPKGYITTCDDPHERDTVMDLIKEVQERVYPVGRLDRHTSGLLLLTNDGELAKVLMHPKYQVPKVYHVELDKPLRVDDLDKIRIGIELEDGFIKPDDIAYVDGAATKKEIGIEIHSGRNRIVRRIFESLGYIVMKLDRVFYAGLTKKTLSRGKWRFLADNEVRMLKRNK, from the coding sequence ATGAAAAAACATTTCAATAAAAGAAAATTTGAATCCAGCCCGAAAAGAGAGGGCGATCGAAGAAAAGAGTATAGCGATAAGCGTGCTCGCCCCACTGAACGAGGTCAGTCGTTCGGACGGGAATGGAAAAAAGGAATTCAGCACAGCGATAATAGCGAACAGCGTGGTGGCGGCTATGGAGAAAGAAGAAATGATAGAGATAAAGAAAAAAGATTTCCTGAAAAGCGTGAATGGAAGAAAGATAATGAACGTCACAATGATAAAGAAAATCGAAAAACCGGATATGCAAACAGTAATACGAATGAGCGAAGCGATGGAAAAAAGCCATGGAAAAAGTCAGGCAGCTGGAGCGGGAACAGGAACAAGTATGGCGGAAGAAAACCTTATGACAAAAAACGTGATGATAATATTAAAAAAGCATTTGAGAAAAGTGAAAGGAATTCTCCCAAAACTCCGAACTCCGAACTCCGAACTCCGAGCTCCGAGCTCATCCGCCTCAATAAATATCTATCCAATGCCGGCATCTGCTCAAGAAGAGAAGCAGATAAATATATTTCTGCAGGCGTAGTCACCGTGAACGGAAAAATAATTACCGAACTCGGCTATAAAGTCTCTCCCAGCGATAAAGTTCAGTTTGGCGGAAATAAAGTGCATAAAGAAAAAACAGTTTACATTCTCCTCAACAAACCCAAGGGCTACATCACCACCTGCGATGATCCCCATGAGCGCGATACTGTGATGGATCTGATCAAAGAAGTTCAGGAACGCGTTTATCCTGTAGGAAGATTGGACAGGCACACATCAGGATTACTTCTTCTCACCAACGATGGCGAACTCGCCAAAGTGCTCATGCACCCCAAATATCAGGTGCCGAAAGTTTATCATGTTGAATTGGATAAACCACTCCGCGTTGACGACCTTGATAAAATCCGTATAGGTATTGAACTGGAAGACGGTTTTATCAAACCCGATGACATAGCGTATGTGGATGGTGCAGCAACAAAAAAGGAAATAGGCATCGAAATTCATTCCGGCAGAAACCGGATCGTGCGCAGAATTTTTGAATCACTCGGCTATATAGTAATGAAACTTGACCGCGTGTTTTACGCTGGACTTACAAAGAAAACTCTTTCCCGAGGCAAATGGCGCTTCCTTGCGGATAACGAGGTGAGGATGCTGAAGCGCAACAAATAA
- the hemW gene encoding radical SAM family heme chaperone HemW, with protein MAGIYIHIPFCRQACYYCDFHFSTSLKNKKDFLEALKKEIYLQKDYLETKNISSVYFGGGTPSVLSHEEILDIFSELADYFSIDLNAEITLEANPDDLSKEKLKELYQTPINRLSIGIQSFSDEDLLFLNRIHDSECAITSVKEAQNAGFKNITIDLIYGIQTLSNEQWKKNIKQAIALDVQHLSCYSLTIEPKTALAAFINKGKALNINSEKSAEQFEVLMDEMEKNDFIHYEISNFCKEGFYSRHNSSYWMGEKYLGLGPSAHSFDGGSRQWNVSSNSNYISCLHKNNIPFEKEILSENQKYNEYILTSLRTIWGADIKFVKKNFSEEISSHFSASSLRAQQSNLIERKSDKLLLTRKGKLFADTIARELFVT; from the coding sequence ATGGCTGGCATTTATATTCACATTCCTTTCTGCCGGCAGGCATGTTATTACTGTGATTTTCATTTTTCCACTTCGCTGAAAAACAAAAAGGATTTTCTTGAAGCGCTTAAAAAAGAAATTTACTTGCAGAAAGATTATCTTGAAACAAAAAATATCAGCTCAGTTTATTTTGGTGGCGGAACGCCATCAGTTTTATCACATGAAGAAATTCTCGATATCTTTTCTGAACTTGCAGACTATTTTTCAATTGACCTGAATGCTGAAATTACTTTAGAAGCTAATCCTGATGACTTGTCGAAGGAAAAGCTGAAAGAACTTTATCAAACTCCTATTAACCGGTTAAGTATTGGGATACAGAGTTTCTCAGATGAAGATTTACTGTTCCTGAACAGAATTCATGATTCAGAATGTGCAATCACTTCTGTTAAAGAAGCCCAGAATGCAGGATTCAAAAACATAACTATTGATTTGATTTACGGAATTCAGACCCTTTCAAATGAGCAATGGAAAAAAAATATTAAACAGGCAATTGCTTTGGATGTTCAGCATCTTTCCTGCTATTCGCTTACGATAGAACCGAAAACTGCATTGGCAGCATTTATAAATAAAGGTAAAGCTCTCAATATAAATTCTGAAAAGAGCGCAGAGCAGTTTGAAGTATTGATGGATGAAATGGAGAAGAATGATTTTATTCACTATGAGATTTCAAATTTTTGTAAAGAAGGATTTTATTCCAGGCACAATTCCAGTTACTGGATGGGAGAAAAATATTTAGGACTTGGTCCTTCTGCGCACTCCTTTGATGGCGGGTCAAGGCAGTGGAATGTGAGCAGCAATTCCAACTATATTTCTTGTCTTCATAAAAACAACATCCCGTTTGAGAAAGAAATTCTTTCTGAGAATCAGAAATACAATGAGTATATTCTGACTTCCCTCAGAACCATATGGGGAGCAGATATTAAATTTGTGAAAAAGAATTTTTCCGAAGAAATATCATCTCATTTTTCAGCATCGTCTTTGCGTGCACAGCAAAGCAATCTTATAGAAAGAAAATCAGATAAATTGTTGCTTACTCGAAAAGGAAAACTCTTTGCCGATACAATAGCCCGCGAGTTATTCGTGACTTAG